One segment of Scomber scombrus chromosome 3, fScoSco1.1, whole genome shotgun sequence DNA contains the following:
- the LOC133977891 gene encoding protein SSUH2 homolog isoform X1 — translation MNSAAAYPPPSAPPANMFGNVPGYEDIMSGGGGYLPPPMPLEPIAPPQPGPTPDNWNIPSMSEDEAREAFKSYVSAQCCYRSGPAEDGVITNTEPSNTYRYRLETFTESRLTEWATKPHEGEPADFYTETAPRPWEVQATPPNLFTNHTQEIRVPYTASIKDCHSCHATGTMPCEECHGNGYKQCWVCNGSGSKSDENCSHCNGTGKDRCSECNSHGTKDCETCKGKRQLLTYIKLKVEWTNNMEDHVVEQNSGLTADLKSVTGKELFKNSQYLLYPLIGFPNPVIAEASQRLVTEHQSKYAQNSRILQQRQTVELIPITKVNYKWKGDSYTYYVYGNERQVSADDYPATCCCVIM, via the exons CGGCGTACCCCCCTCCCTCCGCCCCCCCGGCCAACATGTTTGGCAACGTGCCCGGCTATGAAGACATCATGTCAGGAGGAG GAGGTTACCTGCCCCCTCCCATGCCCCTCGAGCCTATAGCCCCGCCCCAACCAGGCCCCACACCTGACAACTGGAA cATCCCGTCTATGTCTGAGGATGAGGCCCGTGAGGCATTCAAGAGCTATGTGTCAGCTCAATGCTGCTATAGAAGCGGTCCTGCTGAAGATGGAGTCATCACCAACACGGAGCCATCCAACACGTACAGG tACCGGCTGGAGACGTTCACCGAGTCCAGGTTGACTGAGTGGGCCACCAAACCTCATgaag gtgagcCGGCTGACTTCTACACTGAGACCGCCCCCCGGCCCTGGGAGGTTCAGGCCACGCCTCCCAACCTCTTCACCAATCACACACAGGAGATCCGTGTGCCCTACACCGCCTCCATAAAG gactgCCACAGCTGCCATGCCACAGGGACGATGCCGTGTGAGGAGTGCCATGGAAATGGATAT aaacaaTGCTGGGTGTGTAACGGCAGTGGGTCGAAGTCTGACGAGAACTGCAGCCACTGTAATGGTACTGGCAAAGACAG ATGTTCAGAGTGCAATTCCCATGGAACGAAGGATTGTGAAACTTGTAAAGGAAAACGACAACTGCTGACCTACATCAAGCTCAAAGTGGAGTG gacTAACAATATGGAGGACCACGTGGTGGAGCAGAACTCTGGTCTGACGGCTGATCTTAAATCAGTGACTGGAAAGGAGCTGTTCAAGAACAGCCAGTACCtg CTCTACCCATTAATCGGGTTCCCAAACCCGGTTATCGCTGAAGCTTCTCAGCGTCTGGTCACAGAGCACCAAAGCAAGTACGCCCAGAATTCCAGGATCCTGCAGCAG aggcAGACAGTCGAGTTGATCCCCATCACTAAAGTGAACTACAAGTGGAAAGGTGACTCCTACACCTACTATGTCTATGGCAACGAGCGCCAAGTCAGTGCCGACGATTACCCGGCGACTTGCTGCTGTGTCatcatgtaa
- the LOC133977891 gene encoding protein SSUH2 homolog isoform X2 — protein MNSAAAYPPPSAPPANMFGNVPGYEDIMSGGGYLPPPMPLEPIAPPQPGPTPDNWNIPSMSEDEAREAFKSYVSAQCCYRSGPAEDGVITNTEPSNTYRYRLETFTESRLTEWATKPHEGEPADFYTETAPRPWEVQATPPNLFTNHTQEIRVPYTASIKDCHSCHATGTMPCEECHGNGYKQCWVCNGSGSKSDENCSHCNGTGKDRCSECNSHGTKDCETCKGKRQLLTYIKLKVEWTNNMEDHVVEQNSGLTADLKSVTGKELFKNSQYLLYPLIGFPNPVIAEASQRLVTEHQSKYAQNSRILQQRQTVELIPITKVNYKWKGDSYTYYVYGNERQVSADDYPATCCCVIM, from the exons CGGCGTACCCCCCTCCCTCCGCCCCCCCGGCCAACATGTTTGGCAACGTGCCCGGCTATGAAGACATCATGTCAGGAGGAG GTTACCTGCCCCCTCCCATGCCCCTCGAGCCTATAGCCCCGCCCCAACCAGGCCCCACACCTGACAACTGGAA cATCCCGTCTATGTCTGAGGATGAGGCCCGTGAGGCATTCAAGAGCTATGTGTCAGCTCAATGCTGCTATAGAAGCGGTCCTGCTGAAGATGGAGTCATCACCAACACGGAGCCATCCAACACGTACAGG tACCGGCTGGAGACGTTCACCGAGTCCAGGTTGACTGAGTGGGCCACCAAACCTCATgaag gtgagcCGGCTGACTTCTACACTGAGACCGCCCCCCGGCCCTGGGAGGTTCAGGCCACGCCTCCCAACCTCTTCACCAATCACACACAGGAGATCCGTGTGCCCTACACCGCCTCCATAAAG gactgCCACAGCTGCCATGCCACAGGGACGATGCCGTGTGAGGAGTGCCATGGAAATGGATAT aaacaaTGCTGGGTGTGTAACGGCAGTGGGTCGAAGTCTGACGAGAACTGCAGCCACTGTAATGGTACTGGCAAAGACAG ATGTTCAGAGTGCAATTCCCATGGAACGAAGGATTGTGAAACTTGTAAAGGAAAACGACAACTGCTGACCTACATCAAGCTCAAAGTGGAGTG gacTAACAATATGGAGGACCACGTGGTGGAGCAGAACTCTGGTCTGACGGCTGATCTTAAATCAGTGACTGGAAAGGAGCTGTTCAAGAACAGCCAGTACCtg CTCTACCCATTAATCGGGTTCCCAAACCCGGTTATCGCTGAAGCTTCTCAGCGTCTGGTCACAGAGCACCAAAGCAAGTACGCCCAGAATTCCAGGATCCTGCAGCAG aggcAGACAGTCGAGTTGATCCCCATCACTAAAGTGAACTACAAGTGGAAAGGTGACTCCTACACCTACTATGTCTATGGCAACGAGCGCCAAGTCAGTGCCGACGATTACCCGGCGACTTGCTGCTGTGTCatcatgtaa